In Maniola jurtina chromosome Z, ilManJurt1.1, whole genome shotgun sequence, the genomic window AGCTTTGTTCCACTACAGGCAAGCCATTAATATACAACCGAAATTCGCCGACGCGTACAGTAACATGGGAAACACTCTGAGAGAGATGCAAGACACGAGTGGAGCTCTCTTATGTTTCAAAAAGGCTATAGAGTTAAACCCTCTATTCGCAGATGCTCACTGTAATCTAGCTAGTATTTACAAAGATCTCGGTAATATATGTGATGCTATTCAATCCTACAAAACGGCATTGCATATAAAACCAGATTTCCCTGATGCCTATTGCAATTTAGCACATTGTTTACAAATAGTATGTAACTGGGATAACTATGAGGACCGAATGTACAACATCATTTCAATAGTTGAAGAGCAGTTATCGAGTAGTGATAAGTTGTGTTCTGTACATCCCCATCATTCCATCCTGTATCCGTTGTCGAACAGAGCAAGAAGAGAGATCGCTGCACGGCATGCTCATCTGTACCTACAAAAGGCTATCATGTGCAGTCAAACCAAATTTACTCATTCAAATAAGCTAAAAGGACGTTTGCGTATTGGCTACGTTAGCAGTGACTTTGGTAACCATCCAACTTCTCATCTAATGCAGTCAATTCCAGGAATGCATGGTCGGGAAAATGTAGAAGTTTTCTGTTATTCTCTAAATCCAGATGATGGAACCACATTCCGTAGTAAAATAGTAGAGGAATCAGAACATTTTGTTGATTTATCTCATGTAAAGTGTAACGTTAAAGCtgccaaaataataaatagtgataatattaatatattgatTAACATGAATGGGTATACAAAGGGTGCGAGAAATGAAATATTCGCTATGAAACCTGCGCCGATACAAGTCATGTGGCTTGGCTATCCAGCTACAAGTGGCGCTGAATATATTGATTATTTCATTACCGATGAGATTTCAAGTCCGAAATCGACATCAGAGAATTTCAGTGAAAAGTTTGCCTTCATGCCACATACTTACTTCATTGGGGATCATAAACAAATGTTCCCACATTTGGAACAGCGATATAATGTAAAAGACGAAAAAAACCTCAGTGAAAATATAGCTGTAGTCAATGCAGCAAAAGATATTGATATGAATGCTCTTTTTGGGgtgaaatattataatcatgTTATATCTTTTGAAAACTTGGAACCAATTAATGTAGTTGTAAGCGAAATAGACATTCCTAGATATGTTTTTGAGGCGACAATAAAATATGAGCAGAAACAggtaactaatattaaaatctaGTTAAGTAAAGTTATTCTGTACACAGTAGTCCATCGGATATGTACTTAACTGTAATAACGCGTTTTTATGTTACAGgtatatataaataatgtatTAGTCGATAGTGGCGTGTGTATAAATCATCGAAACAAAAAGATATCTTCAGGGGAAGAAGTGtacgataatattatatttagttcAAGAAGGCAGTATGGTCTCCCAGAAGATGCTatagttttttgtaattttaaccAATTATACAAAATGGATCCGGTAATGATGGCGGTAT contains:
- the LOC123880613 gene encoding UDP-N-acetylglucosamine--peptide N-acetylglucosaminyltransferase 110 kDa subunit-like; the protein is MEYQCVVVYTVIDIAPPRLARSAHVPGGCVDWIQNKIKRAVAVYLQSVKPPPSSGRGLARGNLACLYYKQGLIDLAIDTYRQAIELQPNFPDAFCNLANALKETGHATEAEECYNKALHLCPAHVDTLNNLGNVKREQGKIEEATRLYLKALEAFPNFAATHSNLASLLQQQGKLEEALFHYRQAINIQPKFADAYSNMGNTLREMQDTSGALLCFKKAIELNPLFADAHCNLASIYKDLGNICDAIQSYKTALHIKPDFPDAYCNLAHCLQIVCNWDNYEDRMYNIISIVEEQLSSSDKLCSVHPHHSILYPLSNRARREIAARHAHLYLQKAIMCSQTKFTHSNKLKGRLRIGYVSSDFGNHPTSHLMQSIPGMHGRENVEVFCYSLNPDDGTTFRSKIVEESEHFVDLSHVKCNVKAAKIINSDNINILINMNGYTKGARNEIFAMKPAPIQVMWLGYPATSGAEYIDYFITDEISSPKSTSENFSEKFAFMPHTYFIGDHKQMFPHLEQRYNVKDEKNLSENIAVVNAAKDIDMNALFGVKYYNHVISFENLEPINVVVSEIDIPRYVFEATIKYEQKQVYINNVLVDSGVCINHRNKKISSGEEVYDNIIFSSRRQYGLPEDAIVFCNFNQLYKMDPVMMAVWVNILKKVPNSVLWLLTFPSAGKPNLQKYIHNLGLSDSRIIFSRIACKEEHVRRGQLADICLDTPLCNGHTTTMDILWTGTPVVTLPGETLASRVAASQLRTLNCPELIAKSVKEYEEIAVKLGTDCQYRKYIRAKVSRARLTSTLFDCHFYANELDKLYAKMWDLYADGRAPDHIQAL